Proteins encoded in a region of the Bacteroidota bacterium genome:
- the alaS gene encoding alanine--tRNA ligase produces the protein MDSNAVRQAFIDFFAAKAHKIVPSAPLVNNDDPSLLFINAGMNPFKDIFTGHRSVEAPRIANSQKCLRVSGKHNDLEEVGHDTYHHTLFEMLGNWSFGDYFRTEAIAWAWSFITEVLGIDPGRLYVTTFGGAEGVPADTAAAQEWAQYLPQDRILAFGKKDNFWEMGETGPCGPCTEIHVDMRPEADRARLAGASLVNQDHPQVIEIWNVVFMEYNRKADQSLEPLEMKSIDTGMGLERLCMVLQDKPSTYDTDIFAPLFAVLSQLCGKQYGGQGPQAEEVNVAMRVVVDHIRALAFTIADGQVPGNGGAGYVVRRLLRRAARYGYRFLGLNTPFQYQLVPALVAKMGDAFPELRTQQGFIEQVIRQEETAFLQTLAQGTQQFEHYLAQLPQGTRQLAGSFAFELYDTYGFPIDLTELMAREQGYQLDMPGFEAAMAEQKARSKRAGTQRAADWQTYLTAADPAFAGYDTLQLVARPVKSRVVETNKGKQYQLVLDQTPFYPESGGQVGDTGVLYSATQQLRVLNTVKENDLILHLVDQLPTDPAAQWTARVDADRRRRIRANHSATHLLHAALRRVLGTHVEQRGSLVHPDYLRFDFSHYQKLNPEELAQVEQLVNEQIAAQIPLQEYRSVPLAEAKAMGATALFGEKYGEQVRVIRFGADYSTELCGGTHVQNTVEIRLFKLTSEASSAAGIRRIEAVTGEGALAYVEARLQLLQQAEEQMGQPKDLIRAIAQLQDQAATLGRQVEQLRGKALLDQRARILAAIQPGKHGHFAALQVDAWSADELKQLAFELRKNSPNTAFVLGAIAQDKPLLGVMLSEGLEQQLDARDIIKAISPYIQGGGGGQPFFATAGGKNPAGLPQALEAARTLLAAQ, from the coding sequence ATGGATAGTAATGCTGTTCGCCAGGCTTTTATCGACTTCTTTGCTGCCAAGGCCCATAAGATCGTCCCCTCGGCCCCGCTGGTAAACAACGATGACCCCAGCCTGCTCTTTATCAACGCGGGAATGAATCCCTTCAAGGACATCTTTACCGGCCATAGATCTGTAGAGGCTCCGCGCATAGCCAATAGCCAGAAATGCCTGCGCGTAAGCGGCAAGCACAACGACCTGGAGGAGGTGGGGCACGATACCTACCACCACACCCTGTTTGAGATGCTGGGCAACTGGAGCTTTGGCGACTACTTTCGTACCGAAGCCATCGCCTGGGCCTGGAGCTTTATTACCGAGGTGCTCGGCATCGACCCCGGCCGCCTTTATGTTACCACCTTCGGGGGGGCAGAGGGGGTTCCGGCCGACACGGCCGCCGCACAGGAGTGGGCCCAGTACCTGCCACAAGACCGCATACTTGCCTTTGGTAAAAAAGACAATTTCTGGGAGATGGGCGAAACTGGCCCCTGTGGCCCCTGTACCGAGATACACGTAGACATGCGCCCGGAGGCAGACCGTGCCCGCCTAGCGGGGGCCAGCCTGGTAAACCAGGATCACCCCCAGGTGATCGAGATTTGGAACGTGGTATTCATGGAATACAACCGAAAGGCAGACCAAAGCCTGGAGCCCCTGGAGATGAAGAGCATAGACACCGGCATGGGCCTGGAGCGCCTGTGCATGGTGCTGCAAGACAAGCCCAGCACCTATGATACCGACATTTTTGCCCCGCTCTTCGCCGTGCTCAGCCAGCTGTGTGGCAAGCAGTATGGGGGCCAGGGCCCCCAGGCCGAGGAAGTAAATGTGGCCATGCGGGTGGTGGTAGACCACATCCGTGCCTTGGCCTTTACCATTGCCGACGGCCAGGTGCCCGGCAATGGCGGAGCCGGCTATGTGGTGCGCCGCCTGCTGCGCCGCGCTGCTCGCTATGGGTATCGGTTTCTGGGGCTTAACACACCCTTTCAGTACCAGCTGGTGCCCGCCCTGGTGGCCAAAATGGGCGATGCCTTCCCCGAACTGAGAACCCAGCAGGGCTTTATCGAGCAGGTGATCCGGCAGGAGGAAACCGCTTTTCTGCAAACCCTGGCGCAGGGCACCCAGCAGTTTGAGCACTACCTGGCCCAGCTGCCACAGGGCACCCGCCAGCTGGCAGGCAGCTTCGCCTTTGAGCTGTATGATACCTATGGCTTCCCCATCGACCTTACCGAGCTGATGGCCCGCGAGCAGGGCTACCAGCTGGATATGCCCGGCTTTGAGGCGGCCATGGCCGAGCAGAAGGCACGCAGCAAGCGCGCCGGTACCCAGCGGGCAGCGGACTGGCAAACCTACCTGACAGCTGCAGACCCTGCCTTTGCAGGCTATGACACCCTACAGCTGGTAGCCCGGCCCGTAAAGAGCCGGGTAGTGGAGACCAATAAAGGCAAGCAGTACCAACTGGTGCTAGACCAAACCCCCTTCTACCCCGAAAGCGGCGGACAGGTGGGCGATACAGGTGTGCTGTACAGTGCCACCCAGCAGCTGCGGGTGCTGAATACGGTAAAGGAGAACGACCTGATCCTGCACCTGGTAGACCAGCTGCCCACAGACCCGGCTGCCCAGTGGACTGCCCGGGTGGATGCGGACCGCCGCCGGCGCATCCGTGCCAACCACAGTGCTACCCACCTGCTGCACGCGGCCCTGCGCCGTGTGCTGGGCACACATGTGGAGCAGCGGGGCAGCCTGGTGCACCCAGACTATCTGCGCTTCGACTTCAGCCACTACCAAAAGCTGAACCCCGAAGAGCTGGCCCAGGTGGAGCAGCTGGTGAATGAACAAATAGCCGCCCAGATACCCCTGCAGGAATACCGAAGCGTACCCCTGGCAGAGGCCAAGGCCATGGGTGCCACTGCTCTCTTTGGCGAGAAGTATGGCGAGCAGGTGCGGGTCATCCGCTTCGGGGCGGACTACAGCACCGAGCTGTGTGGCGGCACCCATGTGCAGAACACCGTAGAGATTCGCCTTTTCAAGCTTACCTCCGAGGCCAGCAGTGCGGCGGGTATACGCCGCATAGAGGCCGTAACAGGCGAGGGGGCCCTGGCCTATGTGGAGGCCCGGCTACAGCTGCTGCAGCAGGCCGAGGAGCAGATGGGCCAACCCAAGGACCTGATCCGGGCCATTGCCCAGCTGCAAGACCAGGCTGCTACCCTGGGCCGCCAGGTAGAACAGCTGCGCGGCAAGGCCCTGCTAGACCAGCGGGCCCGGATCCTGGCTGCCATACAGCCCGGCAAGCATGGACACTTTGCAGCCCTGCAGGTGGATGCCTGGAGTGCCGACGAGCTGAAGCAACTCGCCTTTGAACTGCGAAAGAATAGCCCCAACACCGCCTTTGTGCTCGGGGCCATAGCCCAAGACAAGCCCCTGCTGGGTGTAATGCTAAGTGAGGGCCTGGAGCAGCAGCTAGATGCCCGAGACATCATCAAAGCCATCAGTCCCTACATACAGGGTGGGGGGGGAGGCCAGCCCTTCTTTGCCACTGCGGGGGGAAAAAATCCGGCCGGCCTGCCCCAGGCCCTGGAGGCCGCGCGTACCCTGCTGGCTGCTCAGTAG